From the genome of Methanomicrobia archaeon:
TGAGCAATGCTACCTGCTCCTCAGTCGGGTTTCGCAACAGATCTTGTCGCGTAACGACGCCTACTACGTTCCCCTCCTTAACCACGGGAACGCCCGAGATGTAGTTCTCCTTGCACGCCTCCAGTACATCCTCTCTCGTTCCCGGCACGGTCACGTACGCGACGTCCCCCACCATTATGTCCCGTATCGTCATCCGCTCACGTTCGTCTTGCGTTTTCGTCATTCCGCTTCTAGTATTTTGTAAACGGCATCATGGGGCCTTACCGTACCTTTCACCTTCAGCCCGATTGCCTGCCCCCGAGTAGCCGTCTCCACCTTAGTGTTATCTATCTCCATCGACTCGACCACCTGCTCAAACGAAGTTGTTGCCCCTTCTACTCGTATTCTATCCCCTACACTTATATCGTCACTCAGTTCCACCACGACCACGCCTATCTTCGAGAAGTAATGTGTAATTTTTCCTATTAGCTTCTTCTCAGCCACGGCATCCACCTCATTCGGTTTATACTATCCTTTATTTATACTATCTTGTACTTGCCTTCATAATGTAAAAAAGGTATCTCCTTGCCAGGCTCAATCCGGTCCTGCATGTCCTCCGGTATCTTTAGCTCAATTGTCGAGTAATCCTCCAGGTCCATAATCTGCGCGGTCTCCCCCATAAGCGCAAGCACCTGGCCAGTCTTTCGCTCTATGATTGGCACATAGATCTTCGTCGTAACCGGATGAACTGCCGTTCGCTTCTGCGAATCAAATACGCCAATCGCTTCCATCCTCGCTTTTGCCGCTCCGTGCTTACCCGGCTTTGAACTCGTTATGCTCATGATCGTGCATGGCTCGTCATCTATGATAACATACTTACCTTCCTTCAACATCCTTACCTCTGTCAGTTCCTTCATGTTTTATTCCACACCCGCTTTTCGCCCTTCTTTCCGCTCCTTTTCGTGTGTATCCTTTCTTACACTTATGCCTGCGATAAACTTATAAGTACCGAAAACATAAAGTTGATTGGAGGGAGTAAAGAACAAGGTGGCGTGGCTCATCCTAAAGATTGTGGCTCTCTGTGTGCTTTTGCTCCTGTCAGGATTCTTCTCTGGCTCTGAAACCGCGCTCATCCGGATAGGAAAGCTAAAAGCCAGATCGCTGCTCAAAAGAGGCGTTAAAGGCGCTGATATCGTCCAGAAACTGGTAAACGAGCCTGAAGTTATGCTCACCACCGTGCTCATTGGGAACAATATCGTTAACATTGGAGCGTCCGCATTGGCTACTTCCATCGCCATCGAGTATTTCGGCGATCTCGGCGTCGGCATTGCCATCGGTGTGATGACCTTCTTAATCCTCACGTTTGGCGAGATCATGCCCAAGACCTTTGCCGTGCACCACGCCGAGCGATTTTCCATCGCGGTTTCGAAGCCGCTGGAGATATTGATTTTTGTCTTGCGACCT
Proteins encoded in this window:
- a CDS encoding translation elongation factor-like protein — translated: MAEKKLIGKITHYFSKIGVVVVELSDDISVGDRIRVEGATTSFEQVVESMEIDNTKVETATRGQAIGLKVKGTVRPHDAVYKILEAE
- a CDS encoding translation initiation factor IF-5A, with translation MKELTEVRMLKEGKYVIIDDEPCTIMSITSSKPGKHGAAKARMEAIGVFDSQKRTAVHPVTTKIYVPIIERKTGQVLALMGETAQIMDLEDYSTIELKIPEDMQDRIEPGKEIPFLHYEGKYKIV